From the genome of Salmo salar chromosome ssa29, Ssal_v3.1, whole genome shotgun sequence:
CTGCTGAGGGTCAAGACAGAGCCGGCCGATTCGCTGGACTCACCCTTCTCCTGCAGGCTAGCCGGAGGCGTCAAGGGCGAGCTGGCCACCATGTCGACGCCGCACAGGCAGCTCCAGCTCAACCTGTACGGTGGTCCTCTGCTGCCCCAGCACCACTGCCCCACCATGCCCCCCCTGGACACAGAGCCCAACCCCCCAAACCCCTTCCCCTTAAAGTACCAGCTGGGCTCTAACCTTACCTCATACTCCGTCTCCACTCTGGAGAGGGAGCAACATCTAAAGGGAGAACTGGAGACGTATCTGATGGAACTGCAGAGCGGCATGCCGTCCTCCTCGGCCGAGGGGGCTCAGCTATCCTCCGCCTCCAAACTGGAGTTAGACTCCCAGGTGGGCTCGTTGGACGAGACCTCGTCTGACGAGGCATCTCTGTCCAAAATCTCGGCGTCAGCGGGCGAGTCGCTGGCCTCCTCCTCGTTGCTCGACTTCTCACAGCTCTTCAACTTCCTGCCCTTGAACAGCCCTCCTTATGGGCACCAGGTGACAGCCGGTGGGGGTCTAGGCGGGGTCCCCTTCCCGCCAGAGGAGGCGCTGTCTCTCGTCCAGCTTCCGCCCCAGCCCCTGGATTCTCACGAGGTGACAGGGAGCGGGGAGGATGTAAGCCCCCTCcacagcctctcctcctcctacacctCTAACCTGAGCACAACCACCACACTGCCCCGCTTTCACCAGGCCTTCCAGTGAcacaacacacacgcatgcacacacacacacacacacacttacacacgtacggtaaacacacacaattatattctgcaaattattattttcatgcCAGTAACACATTTTTGAATATGTCTGCACAAAACTATGACGAAATAGCACTTCTGTTCAACAGTTATGGGATTCTACACATACAGATACTGACACAGTATATTAGATGTATGGGTGTGTATCAGCACTGACATATACCACATAGCTCAAGCCATGGGATAATGGTTGACATTTCATGTGGTTAGTGTCAACAATGCTATATCTTCACCACCCTTGCAAATTCACCACTATAATGTTGATGACCAACACAGTCCATTTTAGTTCAAACAACAATTAAACATAATTAGGGTTTTGGAGTTTTACATAGAGGAATTTATTTAGGAATGTGATTGCAGTGATGTATTTCTACCAATCTATACTCTTAACTCCTTTTGCCTTGGAGTAGATTGAACCTAGTATGTCGATTTAACCATATTTTCATATAGAACTTTTGTGTGATGTTGAATGTCCTCACCGCTAACCattttttaaatgtctttatcTCTTTGTTTTGTTTTAAGATTTATAGCAATGCAATCATATGTTTTTAGACATAAGGTACTGAAAAGCCCCTTGTGGAATGTAGTGTGAGAATCATCCCTGTTCCCCATCAAAACCAAAGTCAACCAAATATCGACTGAGTTGCCAGGCAGAATAGTGTCATGGTATCGCTGATGGTTGTAAATGTTGCTGCTGCCTAGTAGTTCCCCTATAGGCCGATGGGATAACTCAGCTATAGATTGACTAAGTTGTTCTTCCTCATTTCATTTTATTTCATATAAAAGGGACAAGATAATATACCATTTTTATGGCAAGAATGTAATAGTAGGCCTGATTCCATTTCGGTCCCTAGCCCTTCGCTGCTTCATACCCCTTGGTCAAAATTGCTAAAGGACCGAAATGGAACCAGACAGTAGAAACAACATTAAAGCACTGCCACATAACTAGGGTCAATTTGTCTTTCCTCATTCTACCGGTTTTAGTACCGGATATGAGGTTAGAAATAGTTTGGGGAGCTATAACTCAATcattgcctggctacccaaactcctAGCTCCAGCCAAACGCTATTGGCCTGAGCACCTCCCTGACGATTTCTAGAATGCAAACGCATTCTAaccattctgattggtcccagaaaccgatgggttgggccagagccagaacacacgtgatttgaaatttgatttaaaGCGGTGTTTAGAAAATtggtcattggctttgatactctgattggttaaagATGATCCAATTGCTGATgattttgttttgtacaacagccCTCATTTTGATGTCACCACAAACAACTTCAACGATGGCAGTCTCAGAATGAAGTATGTAGCGAACATAGAGCAGCGGAAGAATTCcgtttgagtcgtcaggcaaaCCCAATCATGCATCAAATCAAGGATAATGTTAGCAATATTTAATCCGCAGGAAGCAGTGTAGTAGAACCACCAGTTGCAAAGAGAAATATGTCCAGTGTGCAGTTTGAAGAGCTAGATGGGTATCTTTAAACAGGTATCGGGACACTTTGTATGAGTATGCTAAGGTTTGTGTGAGCCTACATCACGTGTTTGTGTTTCCAGTCAAGGGCTAGTATGTGATTGCAGAGGAGAGGACCCTCACGTAGAAAATCTGGGAGGCTGTGTAGAGCGGTCAGAACAGACCTGCCTGTTGCAACTCATCTAGGTGGTGTGATGGATTAGTCATGTCTGAATATGTGAATGGGAGATTTGTGCCTCACACACGCAGACATTCAGAGTAGTGAATGCAAAAGCACTTTTAATGTAATATGTGACACATTGCTCATTCACTCAGAGCGAAGGGATGTCCCAACTTTACATTTCAAGTCAGTATCCAGTAATCCAAGATTATCTTCaaggcccataatgcaattacaatattttgttttttattttatttattttattttgtgttttttttattaacaGGTAAATACAATATTACAGCCAGCCAGATTCCTCTTGTTATACTATTCACAAAGAAGGAACCCTCTCAAATATCAGTATACTGAACAATGGCAACCAGCATATCAGCTCAGTACAGAAAATGCTTCTCTACAAATGCTGAGACAGaaacacagctactttagcttaCCAGTCCCTGAAGTAGCCACTTAGCGCCAATTTAAACAGTTGTTTTGACATTGTAGGTAAGGTTTAGATAAAGTACTGTATTCTACACCTCTGCATGATATGAACTTGGCTGGAGTTCATACTTGGCCGCCACGGTTGAAGTGTTCATGAAGGATTTGGTTTTTAGTGTCTCTAAATGATCTTGTCAATGTTGTACGATGTGTTGTATAGTGCTGTATGATGTAGAAACTAGAGGAAAATCCCAGCAATGATGAAATATGGatgactggtctggtctggtcaaaAAGTGACATTCCCAGAATTGTCTCTTAGCGAGATGCTGTAACACTGTGCTGAGAGACACTGACCCTGCTGCTGTCAAACAGTTCCTGAACAACTACAGTGCAAGTCAAACATTTGggcacacctgctcattcaagggttttttttttttttcacaattttctacattgtagaataatagtgaagacatcaaaactatgaaataacacatgtagaatcatgtagtaagcaaaagtgttaaacaaatcaaaatattttttataattcagtttcttcaaagttgccacccgttgccttgatgacagatttgtacactcgtggcattctctcaaccagtttcacctggaatgcttttccaacagtcttgaaggagttcccacatatgctgatcacttgttgtctgcttttccttcactctgcattccaactcatcccaaaccatctcaattgggttgaggttgggtgattgtggaggccaggtcatctgatgcagcactccatcactctccttcttggtcaaatagcccttacacagcctggaggtgtgttgggtcattgtcctgttgaaaaacaaatgatagtcccactaagtgcaaaccagatgggatggcgtatcgctgcagaatgctgtggtagtcatgctcgttaagtgtgccttgaattctaaacaaatatccgacagtgtcaccagcaaagcaccatcacacctcttccatgcttcaaggtgggaactacacatgcggagatcatccgttcacctactctgcgtctcacaaagatacggcagtaactctaatgaacttatcctctgcattagcagtaactctgggtctttctttcctgtggcggtcctcatgagagctagtttcatcatagcatttgatgctttttgcgactgcacttgaagaaattttcaaagttcttgaaatgttccggattgactgaccttcatgccttaaagtaatgatgcactgtcgtttctctttgcttatttgaacttttcttgcaataatatggacttggtctttttcaaatagggctatcttctgtatatcacccctaccttgtcacaacacaactaattggctcaaatgcattaagaaggaaggaaattccacaaattaacttttaacaagggccacctgttaatggaaatgcattccaggtgactacctcatgaagctggttgagagaatgccaagagtgtgcaaagctgtcatcaaggcaaagggtggctactttgaataatctcaaatataaaatatatgttgatttgtttaacacttttttttggttactacattattccatatgtgttatttcatagttttgatgtcttcactattattctacaatgtagaaaatagtagaaattaagaaaaaccctggaatgagtaggtgtgtccaaacttttgactggtactgtatgtaaaatgaAACAGCTTAGGTCACTGCCAGAATAATGTCAGTCTTTAGGAACTTGTGTACTTGGCACTGTGTGCTTGTGCATGTATGCGTGCATGTGCATCTGTAAATCTAAACGCCTATGTTTCTGCTTTGTTCAGTGATAGTGTATGGAAGATGTTTTCAGTTACAACTTAGATCTTAGTAGCCAGATCAATTCAATCCCATCATCGAAGGAATGATATTGATACCCCTGGGATGTAATGCTATGATGATAGAGTTTTGGCTTCAGATAAAAGTCAACCTTTGGCCTTAATGGATATCTAATACAGTATTTTTTTACCCTCGTTCGAGACGTGCCATTTATAGGTGTCTTTGCCTCGCTCAAAGGGAGATGAGGACCTCACAGACACCTTTCAGCCACGTTAATTTCAGTACAGCAGGGCTGACTACATGCAAGTGTGCAAATGTGCCTATAGCGTTCTGATCAATAGCAGCAACGTACTGCATATCCATTTCAATTAATCAAGTTTTACTATTTAATTCTCTCATGTAAACCATAATCAGTTTTATACATAGATCCCATTGAAATAATGATATATTAAAAACATTAGTGGGGGAACTGTTTTGATATATTTCTACTAAATCTTTAATGCTCACGTAGACCAACTCTGTAAGTTCATGTAACCTATGGGAGTGGATGTTAATTTGATTGATTATAATGACTGAAAAAGTACAGTAGCTGGGCTGTTCATTGACAGTGAGGTCCCCTTTAGGTTTCAACTTCAGCTTTATCTCCAACTTGTATGTTTCAAAAAAGACTATGCTAAGTTTGGACTGTATATCACAACCTTTCAAATTGTGTGGATGTACAATTGGTATACAGTGTTTACTTAGCTCACGCATTTAACATAATACAGACTGTCCAGCAGTGTTTTCCCTTGGAGCAAAAAATGTGCAACCTCACATTGTTTTACTCTGTTAAAAATAACCATTAAGGCAAAACACTTATTTGAATCCTCCATGTTCCTTAAAACATTTCTTGAATGGAATCAATATCAATTTAGTTTGGGCCACGGGATGTCATTGAAAGGGGAAGCTGATTGCCTGTGtaatgttttcaagtgttatgaggTTGAGTGCTATCAATGTATCTTGAAGGTTTGTGGTTTTACATAAAATGTTTGGTAAGCCTCTATATAGGGCAGATTCTTCTATAATCGTAGCACTTTCGGAAAATGTTATGCCTTTGTTTCCTCCAGTACTTTTTTTTCTTGTTTAAAATACCTTTATTACAAAGTATAGATGTCATATTTAGCTCTTTTAGAAAAAGTTAACGTGTAAATACaatattaaatgttttattttttacaggTACAATTTTTACAGTGTTTTACTATCATTAAGTGTCATTTTGCTTTACTTGCACAAATGTTCTGTGTGTCTCATTGAGGGATCTATCTGTCGGATAGTAAAGACTCTATTTTCACATCATTGCTGCCATTTCAAATATGCCACATTTCTTACCATCTATATCTATGCTGGCAATTTGTTTGACTTTTAACCCTTGATAAAGTATTCAGAGAGCTAGTGTATGTAGCTATCCCAGTATTTACACTTAAACACACTTGATTGCCttaaacattattttttaattGACAGGTTGGACTAAATGTATTGGAGTAACTTATAAGGCTCAAGTGCTTGGGGACACTGATATTTTCATATACTTTTTATCCCCAATATTTTACACTTTTATTGTTCCCTGATGGATGACTGAGTATCTGGTTGGAGGGGTTTCTTCAGTGAGAGACACAGACCTTTAGCAATTCATGTCAACTTTCATTATAAGCTTCAGTGGTGCCAGTGAACCATGTTGAATGTGTATGTAAGAAACACTGCAATATTGCAATATTTTGGTATTGGATCAAGCTGCTAATGGATACTTCTAAAGCTCCTTAAGGTGCTACAGACCTCTTTTCTagttctttgttttgtttttacaaaaatataaaattgaGTTGTATGGTCGGCATGTGTGTGCCTGGTTGTTTtcatatacatatattttttgtacTGTGACTATTTGTGGCCTTGTATGGACTTGCCTGTAATGTCACATGCTTCTCTCCTTCACTTTGTATGGCGGTGTGATGGGGGAACCTTTGTCATCCTGGTGATTGACATGAAAGGGCTTGGGAGAGTGTTCACTTGTTGCCTCAGTATAAAATCAGGCTGAGATTAccttgatgaagatgatgatgatgaagaagatAATGACTCCACGATAGGGGACCCATTTTTTTAAAGGGCTAGTAGTACTTATAGCGAGGGATTTGTTCAGAGGCAAACTGCATTCCAGCCATGTTGGTTTTGTTGTTCATTGCAATGCCATCCTGTGAGAATGGACTCATGTTGCTAATCATGTATATTTTACTTAAAATCTATTTTACAAACTACTGTTGTACTTGTATAAATATAGGCAAAATAATTCATATATTTGTGTATAAGTTGTGTAAAATAGAAATTAACGCTGCAGCTTTTTATAAATTTTCTAACATTGACATCATCCAAAGAGACAGATTATTTATTATCTGGCTGAGTAACCTGATTTGTTTTCATACTACCTTGCTGCTATGAGAGAGAAGAGCTGCAGTCTTCAACTCCACTGTTATCACACAGTGTAATGAAAGCTCAATAAACATAAAAGAAGGATTCATGCAAAAGTCCACAATTGTTGGTCCATTTTttaagtgtgtgtcagtatgtgtgtaaaatgagtgctgatttttttttttatagtgaaACAAGTGCATGAGAATTGTCCTGGAGTTTTAATTATTTATTCTTATTTTAATTGACTTTCTTGGTCATATTCAAGGTCTTCAAGACAAAAATCATGTATAATTAATACATTTTACTGGAAGATAAGCCTATGCATATTGAACCAATTTGTGCTTTTAGCCACTGGTTCTGTTAGATGTGCAGATCAACAAAGAAGGTTACTGACCAAAAAAATATTAatccaatacatttttacatgCAGCACTTGATTTCTGTTAAATACAGTGCTCAAGGAATGACATTCAATGAGAGCAAGATTTAGCATTTCAAACATGATTGAAGTCTCTCCCATAAAAAAAAACGTGACTGTGACTTTAAATCAGAGGCAACTCCTCATTAGGGCTACCTCTTGGTCCAGCAATCAACTGATCTAATGACAGCTGTGTGAATAGACAGGCAACACGCGCAAGCTCTCGTTTTACAGCAAGCGCACAAGGTGGTCCGAACATGCCATCCCCAGTTCCCCAGACACGCTTGTTGCCTAAAGACCTTTATCCATCTCTCGATTTTGGAGCTTGCAGCAGTCCACTGGCAAAGTATTCCAACGATTCCACCCTACGAGTTCCAACTCAACGGTTTCATGGGAAGGTCGCAACCAGGCTATGGTCATCCACCATTGATTGGAAGGAACTGCAATCCATGCAGCCCATCGGATCTGGGGGGTTTGGGTCCGTTTACAGAAGTGTGTACTTTGGGGAGACTGTCGCTGTCAAAAAAGTGAAGAAGTGCGTCAAGAATAAGCTCGCCTCCAGGCAAAGTTTTTGGGCTGAGCTAAATGCAGCTCACTTACGCCATAAGAACATTGTGCGAATTATAGCAGCTACCACGTGCATACCGGAGAATTTAGAAAACGGGGACAACATTGGCACAATAGTGATGGAATACGCAGGTGAACGAACTCTCCACCAGGTCATCTACGGTTGCGCGGAGACGCTCGAAGTGGACCGGTGGATTACGTTTTCCAAAAACATTGCGCATGGTCTTCAGTTCTTGCATTCTCATGGTATTGTTCATTTGGATATCAAACCTGCCAATGTATTGGTTTCGAGGGAGGATGTGTGCAAGATTGTTGACTTTGGCTGTTCACTGAAATTGGAGCTCGGGGGGGATCGGTCCAGCCCCCAAATGAGTCATGGCGGGGGCACCTACACCCACCGAGCGCCTGAGCTGTTGAAGGGGGAAGACGTGTCTCCAAAATCCGACATCTACTCCCTTGGCATCACTCTTTGGCAAATGATCACCAGAGAGCAGCCCTATACAGGCGACAGGCAATATGTTTTATACGCAGTAGTTGCATACGATTTACGCCCCTCGGTCACTGATGAGTCCTTCAAGTCACACCATGGGGACCTTTGCCAATCCATTGTGTCCAAGTGCTGGAGCAGTGAACCAAGCTGGAGACCAAGCGCTCAAGATGTCATCACAGATCTGGACAAGATCCAGTCCGAACATTAACCTTTTTATTTGTCATTTTCAAGCCAGCCTATTCATGGTATGATCCGTCAGTTGTGTCCATACATTTTTAAATTTACGCACAGCTTTTACGCACAGCCAGTTATAGACTCCCATGTTGTCTTACTGAATTTAAGTGAATTGTGAAAGGCAAGCCCCAATGGGACACCACAGATTAGTTTGATGCTGTAATTCTTGTGCCAATTCTGCTTCAGTGTGTTTATAACACATCCTACCTAATCTTCTCATTTTTTAAACGCAGAACCTCTTGAACGATTTACATTTCTGATAGTGAAGTCGGTTTTGCTCTGTGGACTAGATTGTTTTACTTGATTTATAAGGATTTAATGTTTCCATGTCAAATAAATATTAATGTCAGCCTCAGTCTGTGCATGTAACACACTTGAAATGTATGTAATGTTTAGATATTTGAGATTTCATTAAACGTCCTTGATTCGTACTGGAATGGTTTTTCTAGTATTGTAACTGCATTAGAGTGGGATGACTTCTACAGCGTCAACAGAAACAGCTTAACCTGTTTTGCTCATGTTGAAATCATTTGTTTGGTAATTGTGTGTTTAGGCTTACACTTAGAAACTAACTTAAGCGGACTGATCTATGGCCTAACCTTCAACAAAATGTATACAACTGTGTGTGTCATGTCTCAGAAGAAAATGGAACCATTTGTATTTTCGTAAGGGGAAAAAAGATCAACATTGCTGCAAATTTACCTGATTTTAGGCTATGAAATTGCTAGTTGAAGATGGTTAAAACAGCAGAACATAAAAAGCAACAGCcct
Proteins encoded in this window:
- the plag1 gene encoding zinc finger protein PLAG1, whose protein sequence is MATGTQGHLDHVPDKARLAAATGRRKRAEGGKPRKNFPCQLCEKAFNSVEKLKVHSYSHTGERPYRCSHQDCTKAFVSKYKLQRHMATHSSEKTHKCTYCEKMFHRKDHLKNHLHTHDPNKEAFACQECGKSYNTKLGFKRHLALHAANSGDLTCQVCLQPFASTGLLLEHLKTHAGKSSGGTKEKKHRCEHCERRFYTRKDVRRHMVVHTGRKDFLCQYCAQRFGRKDHLTRHMKKSHARELLRVKTEPADSLDSPFSCRLAGGVKGELATMSTPHRQLQLNLYGGPLLPQHHCPTMPPLDTEPNPPNPFPLKYQLGSNLTSYSVSTLEREQHLKGELETYLMELQSGMPSSSAEGAQLSSASKLELDSQVGSLDETSSDEASLSKISASAGESLASSSLLDFSQLFNFLPLNSPPYGHQVTAGGGLGGVPFPPEEALSLVQLPPQPLDSHEVTGSGEDVSPLHSLSSSYTSNLSTTTTLPRFHQAFQ
- the mos gene encoding proto-oncogene serine/threonine-protein kinase mos, which codes for MPSPVPQTRLLPKDLYPSLDFGACSSPLAKYSNDSTLRVPTQRFHGKVATRLWSSTIDWKELQSMQPIGSGGFGSVYRSVYFGETVAVKKVKKCVKNKLASRQSFWAELNAAHLRHKNIVRIIAATTCIPENLENGDNIGTIVMEYAGERTLHQVIYGCAETLEVDRWITFSKNIAHGLQFLHSHGIVHLDIKPANVLVSREDVCKIVDFGCSLKLELGGDRSSPQMSHGGGTYTHRAPELLKGEDVSPKSDIYSLGITLWQMITREQPYTGDRQYVLYAVVAYDLRPSVTDESFKSHHGDLCQSIVSKCWSSEPSWRPSAQDVITDLDKIQSEH